A genome region from Eremothecium gossypii ATCC 10895 chromosome VII, complete sequence includes the following:
- the SAN1 gene encoding ubiquitin-protein ligase SAN1 (Syntenic homolog of Saccharomyces cerevisiae YDR143C (SAN1)), whose protein sequence is MVITNVFGFSSSRRSNNEGQEHGGGGQGPGVEDGGEPRARANTRNVTVAIQYSWLHDMRNVGGEGEEAGQGPGENGDTFVMSFTDVPDSTSNDRFQEVIGIAAQFALSRVARRISLLRGLSKESFEKLPLRKLSELDSELCSICYDDFEDDTSIGSKRNRDVDNDALYLKRQRTGGDSSAQSSLSPGEAGAGGDAGGREGGHAGGWPAEEEAEQPHYKHSPTELPCGHVFGRDCIFRWTQEHNSCPICRARIVENEGLNHAVQDTPVVMDEFDRQSFERIRQLIYGDNASSGDRPNGDGGITLQRHNVIVIRPDSASFNGHLQRGEAGTAPLAGSSAGTESEQAPAAQAERVPAGNSPTAPPAHAAESMEAVGVIPLALFSLAPLGAARNTDSPASAQGNDTTPEPATTSEGGSAGTASMNNTDISRLFDLIANLTGRMQPRRNSGNNTNSSNSTLAPSGSSRSGAERSQESAAAPPAPSRFGLFDFLSRGRMMGSPFGAGGSPIRDVLGDGRRRPSLEGRGLFGTGVASFREGTGVRTVDFSGPMPHPRSPPAPAHNTSDEADVNSPHDRTHPDDPTQETE, encoded by the coding sequence ATGGTCATTACTAACGTTTTTGGGTTtagcagcagcaggcggaGCAACAACGAGGGGCAGGAGCACGGTGGTGGTGGACAGGGTCCAGGAGTCGAGGATGGCGGGGAGCCACGGGCCAGGGCGAACACGCGCAATGTGACTGTGGCAATCCAGTACTCGTGGCTCCACGACATGAGGAATGTCGGGGGAGAGGGCGAGGAAGCGGGACAGGGCCCGGGGGAGAACGGAGATACGTTCGTGATGAGCTTCACGGACGTGCCGGACTCGACGTCGAACGATCGGTTTCAGGAGGTGATCGGCATTGCGGCGCAGTTTGCATTGAGCCGCGTGGCGCGGCGGATCAGCCTCCTGCGGGGGCTCTCGAAGGAGTCCTTTGAAAAGCTCCCTCTCAGGAAGCTCAGCGAGCTGGACAGCGAGCTGTGCAGTATATGCTACGACGACTTTGAGGACGACACGTCGATCGGGTCCAAGAGAAACCGTGATGTAGATAACGACGCGCTGTACCTGAAAAGACAGAGGACAGGGGGTGACTCGTCCGCGCAGAGCTCTCTGTCGCCCGGCGAGGCCGGCGCAGGTGGTGATGCCGGCGGGCGTGAGGGCGGCCACGCCGGTGGTTGGCCGGCGGAAGAGGAGGCGGAGCAGCCGCACTACAAGCATTCGCCCACGGAACTACCGTGCGGCCATGTCTTTGGCAGAGATTGTATTTTCAGGTGGACACAGGAGCACAACAGCTGCCCGATTTGCAGGGCGCGAATAGTGGAAAACGAGGGGTTGAATCATGCAGTCCAGGATACCCCCGTGGTCATGGACGAATTTGATAGACAGTCGTTCGAGAGGATACGCCAGCTAATCTACGGTGACAACGCAAGCAGTGGCGACCGGCCAAACGGTGACGGTGGGATCACCCTACAGCGGCACAACGTGATCGTTATTAGACCGGATTCGGCCTCCTTTAATGGTCATCTTCAACGTGGCGAGGCAGGCACTGCGCCGCTTGCCGGTAGTTCCGCCGGAACGGAATCGGAACAggcgccagcagcgcagGCGGAGAGGGTTCCAGCGGGTAACAGCCCGACTGCTCCGCCGGCTCACGCGGCCGAGAGCATGGAAGCCGTCGGAGTCATCCCATTGGCTTTGTTCAGCTTGGCCCCGCTCGGTGCCGCTCGCAACACGGACAGTCCCGCTTCCGCCCAGGGCAACGACACTACCCCGGAGCCTGCCACCACCAGCGAaggcggcagcgccggAACAGCCTCCATGAACAACACAGACATCAGCAGACTTTTCGACCTCATCGCCAATCTAACCGGCAGAATGCAGCCGCGCAGAAACAGCGGCAACAACACTAATAGCAGCAACAGCACTCTCGCACCTAGTGGCTCCTCGCGCTCCGGCGCCGAACGGAGCCAAGAaagcgccgccgcgccgcccgcccctAGCCGCTTTGGCCTTTTCGACTTCTTGAGCAGGGGCCGCATGATGGGCTCACCATtcggcgccggcggcagtCCCATCCGCGACGTCCTGGGTGACGGCCGCCGCAGGCCTTCGCTTGAGGGCAGGGGCCTCTTTGGCAC